From Mobula hypostoma chromosome 8, sMobHyp1.1, whole genome shotgun sequence, the proteins below share one genomic window:
- the gzf1 gene encoding GDNF-inducible zinc finger protein 1, translating into MVSNQVVLESKAAPKNLLEEMHRLRILCYFCDVTVQIEHQGNKEEFVAHKAVLAAASSYFKELFLNEMVNTKITIVTLQDIYTADFASFLDFVYTAKVEVEAERVQRIQEIAEKLKCKELAEVCSQVKEQILETALMDLGSLTDSRGVEGHKSNKQLRDSVSIPSQNTSTMPSAVRNCKVSSGQDISDEEKAHEKDLNAIPATTRTKSWEKSDKEKKMGKTLTVKAKRSSGRLAGRKVFLEIPKKKYTRKLREQEKVNQNLEEESERLTSVENNQNFEDQVKKETSIEVVIEKSDDEEIMEGEDDEEEEEAESDDGDIELDEDTRKTPDENEKKRRGGNFKCDKCEKDFQYEKSYLKHTEQNHGITPEIIYRCETCDQTFENRCNLKSHQRRVHIDERRFPCSLCGKKFKRKKDVKRHNLQVHEGGGERHLCLQCGKGLSSKTALRLHERTHTGDKPYECTVCHAKFSQPSALKVHLRVHTGEKPFACEECGARFTQNHMLIYHKRSHTGERPFMCETCGKSFASKEYLKHHNRIHTGSKPFKCEICLRAFAQRNSLQQHLRVHTGERPYGCDQCGKLFTQLNALQRHYRIHSGEKPFMCSACGRTFTDKSTLRRHASVHDKTAPWQSFVVTLDEGSKKGHVRSTDLQAFVDCEQVSPSHVQDNSTSCTELISDQNAVSLHGNISSGHEHDNSGSSDWRAADLPSITMVTQGTSMAATFNELAMLHAPTDSVQPHLHTLANVEQLGAANSQSLVIDNNALEKSGTTNTSIVTTISVPACLAMTSHMNNMLTHATRVGQMPSGTPVAISAGSPQLTVMQSVNLPVLQSTVNGVTNIQM; encoded by the exons ATGGTAAGCAATCAAGTTGTACTGGAGTCAAAAGCAGCCCCTAAAAACCTGTTGGAAGAAATGCACAGGCTCCGCATCTTATGCTACTTCTGTGATGTGACAGTGCAGATAGAGCACCAGGGCAACAAAGAAGAGTTTGTTGCTCACAAAGCTGTGTTGGCTGCTGCCAGCAGTTACTTCAAGGAACTATTCCTTAATGAAATGGTGAACACTAAAATTACTATTGTAACTTTGCAAGATATCTATACAGCAGACTTTGCCTCTTTTCTGGATTTTGTTTATACAGCAAAAGTGGAGGTTGAGGCCGAGAGGGTACAAAGAATACAGGAGATTGCAGAGAAATTGAAGTGCAAAGAGCTTGCAGAAGTCTGCAGTCAGGTAAAAGAACAGATTCTTGAGACTGCTTTGATGGACTTGGGCAGTTTGACTGATTCTCGTGGAGTAGAGGGACATAAAAGCAACAAGCAGCTTAGAGATTCTGTATCCATTCCTTCTCAAAACACATCAACAATGCCTTCTGCAGTGAGGAATTGCAAAGTATCCTCTGGCCAAGACATTTCCGATGAAGAGAAAGCTCATGAGAAAGATTTGAATGCAATACCAGCAACCACCAGAACAAAAAGCTGGGAAAAATCAGATAAGGAAAAGAAAATGGGGAAAACATTAACTGTAAAGGCCAAACGAAGCAGTGGAAGGCTAGCCGGTCGAAAAGTCTTTTTAGAAATTCCCAAAAAGAAATATACTCGTAAATTAAGAGAGCAAGAGAAAGTAAATCAAAATTTGGAAGAAGAATCTGAAAGATTGACTTCCGTGGAAAATAATCAAAACTTTGAAGACCAGGTCAAGAAAGAAACAAGTATAGAAGTTGTCATTGAAAAGTCAGATGATGAAGAGATAATGGAAGGGGAAGAtgatgaagaagaggaagaagcagAAAGTGATGATGGAGATATTGAATTGGATGAGGATACCAGAAAGACACCTGATGAGaatgagaagaagagaagaggtggAAATTTCAAATGTGATAAGTGTGAGAAAGACTTTCAGTATGAGAAAAGCTATTTGAAGCACACTGAACAAAATCATGGTATTACTCCAGAAATCATTTACCGCTGTGAGACCTGCGACCAGACTTTTGAAAACCGCTGCAACTTAAAAAGTCACCAAAGACGCGTTCATATTGACGAACGTCGCTTCCCATGCTCACTCTGTGgtaaaaagtttaaaaggaaaaaagatgTGAAGCGCCATAACCTTCAGGTTCATGAGGGTGGTGGAGAGCGCCACTTATGCTTGCAGTGTGGTAAAGGACTGAGTTCCAAAACTGCCTTGAGGCTCCATGAAAGGACACACACTGGAGACAAACCTTATGAATGCACAGTATGCCATGCAAAATTTTCTCAGCCATCTGCACTGAAGGTGCATCTGAG GGTGCATACTGGTGAAAAGCCTTTTGCCTGTGAAGAATGTGGTGCCAGGTTCACACAGAATCATATGTTGATATATCACAAGAGATCTCATACAG GTGAAAGACCTTTTATGTGTGAAACATGTGGGAAAAGTTTTGCTTCAAAAGAATATTTAAAACACCACAATAGAATCCACACAGGATCGAAGCCATTTAAATGTGAAATCTGCTTGCGAGCCTTTGCACAGAGAAATTCTCTTCAACAGCACCTTAGAGTTCATACAG GTGAAAGGCCCTATGGCTGTGATCAGTGTGGCAAACTGTTCACACAGCTGAATGCTCTGCAGCGGCATTATCGGATACATTCAGGGGAGAAACCTTTTATGTGTAGTGCCTGTGGAAGGACTTTTACTGATAAATCCACACTCAGAAGACATGCTTCA GTCCACGACAAGACTGCACCTTGGCAGTCCTTCGTCGTCACTTTGGACGAAGGTTCCAAAAAGGGACATGTTCGAAGTACAGACCTCCAAGCATTTGTTGATTGTGAGCAAGTTTCCCCTTCTCATGTACAAGACAACTCAACATCTTGTACAGAGTTGATAAGTGATCAAAATGCTGTATCACTCCACGGAAACATCTCCAGTGGACATGAACATGACAATTCGGGATCATCAGATTGGAGGGCAGCTGATCTGCCTTCCATCACAATGGTAACTCAAGGAACCTCCATGGCAGCCACATTTAATGAGCTTGCAATGCTTCATGCACCAACAGATTCAGTACAGCCTCACCTACATACCTTGGCTAATGTTGAACAGTTAGGTGCAGCAAATTCACAAAGTCTGGTCATTGACAACAATGCATTGGAGAAAAGTGGGACTACCAACACCAGCATTGTGACAACAATTTCAGTACCTGCCTGCTTAGCTATGACTAGTCACATGAATAACATGTTAACACATGCAACAAGAGTTGGACAAATGCCAAGTGGAACTCCTGTCGCTATATCTGCTGGCTCTCCACAGTTAACTGTTATGCAGAGTGTTAATCTGCCAGTGTTGCAAAGTACTGTAAATGGAGTGACCAATATTCAGATGTAA